A portion of the Candidatus Poribacteria bacterium genome contains these proteins:
- a CDS encoding sigma-54-dependent Fis family transcriptional regulator, translated as MRPDILIIDDDAEVVESLRGILEDEGYRVRSAPSGEAGIDAVSDSAPDLVFLDIQMPGGMDGMEALGRIREASPNTGVVMISGHGSIEVAVRAINLGAVDFIEKPPALDEVVVRTAQALEKMRLRGETVLLQSQLASQHEIIGGSDGIRSILQVVARVAPTNARVLITGESGTGKELIARAIHTGSRRVDRPFVRVNCAAIPTELIEAELFGYEKGAFTGAAHRHAGRFEQADGGSLFLDEVGDMSAHTQAKVLRVLEEGQFERIGGNQTLTVDVRVLAATNRDLPAMIAEDRFREDLYYRLNVVPVTVPPLRERRADILPIARHFLARYCAENAKPLMSLAPEAAEALERYHWRGNIRELRNVVERAVIMTPGDTIRVEDLPADSIGSRGTSVADAPSADLSLRDAREEFETAYIRRVLEESGWNVSEAAKRLGIERSHLHRKMRQADLRRDA; from the coding sequence ATGAGACCCGACATCCTGATCATCGACGACGACGCGGAGGTCGTGGAATCGCTGCGCGGCATCCTTGAAGACGAAGGCTATCGGGTCCGTTCTGCGCCAAGCGGCGAGGCAGGGATCGACGCCGTCAGCGACTCGGCACCGGATCTCGTGTTCCTGGACATCCAGATGCCCGGTGGGATGGACGGCATGGAGGCGTTGGGCAGGATTCGCGAGGCGTCGCCGAACACCGGCGTCGTCATGATCTCCGGGCACGGATCGATTGAAGTCGCGGTTCGAGCGATCAATCTCGGCGCCGTGGACTTCATCGAGAAGCCTCCGGCGCTCGACGAAGTCGTCGTCCGTACGGCGCAGGCGCTAGAGAAGATGCGTCTGCGCGGCGAGACCGTGTTGCTCCAGTCGCAACTGGCGAGCCAGCACGAGATCATCGGCGGGAGCGATGGGATTCGGTCCATCCTGCAGGTCGTTGCGCGGGTGGCTCCGACCAATGCGCGGGTGCTCATCACCGGCGAGAGCGGGACGGGCAAGGAGCTGATCGCGCGTGCCATCCACACGGGCAGCCGCCGCGTAGACCGTCCGTTCGTGCGCGTCAACTGCGCCGCGATCCCGACGGAACTCATCGAAGCGGAGCTGTTCGGCTACGAGAAGGGGGCGTTCACGGGAGCCGCGCACCGCCATGCCGGACGGTTCGAGCAAGCCGACGGCGGCTCGTTGTTCCTCGACGAGGTCGGCGATATGAGCGCGCACACACAGGCGAAAGTGCTGCGAGTCCTGGAGGAGGGTCAATTCGAGCGGATCGGGGGAAACCAGACCCTGACGGTCGATGTGCGCGTCCTCGCCGCGACGAACCGCGACCTTCCCGCGATGATCGCCGAGGATCGGTTCCGCGAAGACCTGTACTACCGACTCAACGTCGTGCCGGTCACCGTACCCCCATTGCGGGAGCGGAGAGCGGATATCCTGCCGATCGCGCGTCACTTCCTAGCGCGCTACTGCGCGGAGAACGCCAAGCCTCTGATGTCGCTCGCGCCGGAAGCCGCAGAGGCGTTGGAGCGGTACCATTGGCGCGGGAACATCCGCGAGCTGCGGAACGTCGTCGAGCGCGCGGTCATCATGACGCCGGGGGACACCATCCGCGTCGAGGACCTGCCGGCGGACTCGATCGGGAGCCGAGGCACCTCCGTCGCCGACGCGCCGAGCGCCGATCTATCTCTTCGGGACGCTCGTGAGGAGTTCGAGACCGCCTACATCCGTCGCGTGCTGGAGGAGTCTGGCTGGAACGTCAGCGAAGCCGCCAAGCGGTTGGGAATCGAGCGGTCGCACCTCCATCGGAAGATGCGCCAAGCCGACCTTCGCCGAGACGCGTGA
- the lepA gene encoding elongation factor 4 has product MKNTRNFCIIAHIDHGKSTLADRLLEMTGTLEARQMREQVLDAMDLERERGITIKAHVVRLNYNAPDGETYELNLIDTPGHVDFTYEVSRSLAACEGAVLVVDAVQGVEAQTVANVMLALEQDLTIVPVINKVDLPSARVDAVKEELEDILGIARDEVILASAKDGTGIDQVLQGIVARIPPPKGDAAEPLKALVIDSFYDSYRGVVMYTRVVNGCLRDGMPILLMGTGRQYDVDALGVFAPHMRPVDELRAGSVGYVIANIKDIRDTKIGDTLTEPDRPTSLPFPGYRELQPLVFCGLYPTEASAYPLLRDALEKLRLNDSSFSFEPETSVALGFGFRCGFLGMLHMEIIQERLEREFDMSLITTAPSVKYRVLTSGGDVIDIQNPSEMPDAGSIEDVEEPYVAVHLVTPKEYIGPLMELCKSRRGEYRNLEYHTPTRAMLHYDVPLNEIVVDFYDRLKTLTRGYGSMDYELAGYRPSDLVRLDILLNERPVDALSLIVHRDQAYYRGRLLVDKLRRLIPRQMFDVPVQAAVGSRVIARETIKALRKNVTAKCYGGDITRKRKLLEKQKEGKRRMKAIGSVEVPQEAFMAVLSTE; this is encoded by the coding sequence ATGAAGAATACGCGCAACTTCTGCATCATCGCCCACATCGACCACGGCAAGTCGACGCTGGCTGACCGGCTCCTAGAAATGACCGGCACGCTCGAAGCGCGACAGATGCGCGAGCAGGTCCTCGACGCGATGGACCTGGAACGCGAGCGCGGCATCACCATCAAGGCTCATGTCGTCCGGCTGAACTACAACGCCCCCGACGGCGAGACTTACGAGCTGAACCTCATCGACACGCCGGGGCACGTCGACTTCACGTACGAGGTGTCCCGCAGTCTCGCCGCATGCGAGGGAGCGGTTCTCGTCGTGGACGCCGTGCAGGGAGTCGAGGCGCAGACGGTCGCCAATGTCATGCTCGCTTTGGAGCAAGACTTGACGATCGTCCCCGTCATCAACAAGGTGGACCTCCCGAGCGCCCGTGTGGACGCCGTCAAGGAGGAACTGGAAGACATCCTGGGGATTGCCCGCGATGAGGTGATCCTGGCGAGCGCCAAGGACGGGACTGGCATCGATCAAGTGCTTCAGGGCATCGTCGCGCGCATTCCGCCGCCGAAAGGCGACGCTGCGGAGCCGCTCAAAGCGCTGGTCATCGACTCATTCTATGACTCGTACCGCGGCGTCGTGATGTACACGCGCGTCGTCAACGGTTGCCTCCGCGATGGGATGCCGATCCTGCTGATGGGCACGGGCAGGCAGTACGATGTAGACGCCTTGGGCGTGTTCGCGCCGCACATGAGGCCCGTCGACGAGCTCCGCGCGGGCTCCGTCGGCTACGTCATCGCGAATATCAAAGACATCCGAGACACCAAGATCGGAGACACGCTCACCGAGCCCGACCGCCCCACCAGTCTGCCGTTCCCGGGCTACCGTGAGCTCCAGCCCCTCGTGTTCTGCGGGCTCTACCCAACAGAGGCTTCCGCGTACCCCCTTCTGCGGGACGCCCTCGAGAAGCTGCGGCTGAACGACTCGTCGTTCTCGTTCGAGCCCGAGACATCCGTCGCGCTGGGATTCGGGTTCCGATGCGGGTTCCTCGGCATGCTGCACATGGAGATCATCCAGGAACGGCTGGAGCGCGAGTTCGATATGTCACTGATTACCACGGCTCCGAGCGTTAAGTACCGCGTGCTGACGTCGGGTGGCGATGTCATCGACATCCAGAACCCATCCGAGATGCCGGACGCCGGAAGCATCGAAGACGTCGAGGAACCGTACGTCGCGGTTCACCTGGTCACGCCGAAGGAGTACATCGGTCCCCTGATGGAGCTCTGTAAGTCGAGGCGGGGCGAGTACAGGAACCTGGAGTACCATACGCCGACGCGCGCGATGCTGCACTACGATGTGCCCCTCAATGAGATCGTCGTCGACTTCTACGACCGGCTGAAGACGCTGACGCGCGGCTACGGCTCGATGGACTACGAGCTCGCAGGCTACCGACCCTCGGACCTGGTGCGGCTCGACATCCTCCTGAACGAGCGTCCGGTCGACGCCTTGTCGCTCATCGTGCATCGCGATCAAGCCTACTATCGCGGCAGGCTTCTGGTCGACAAGCTGCGTCGCCTCATCCCGCGCCAGATGTTCGACGTGCCGGTGCAGGCAGCCGTGGGGAGCCGGGTCATCGCGCGAGAGACGATCAAGGCGCTGCGCAAGAACGTGACGGCGAAGTGCTACGGTGGCGACATCACGCGCAAGCGCAAGCTGTTGGAGAAGCAGAAGGAAGGCAAGAGGCGAATGAAGGCGATTGGCAGTGTCGAAGTGCCCCAAGAGGCCTTCATGGCGGTGCTCTCCACGGAGTAG
- a CDS encoding glycosyltransferase: protein MDILFLSLRYPYPPMRGDRIRSFYLLRGLAARHRVSLVTFYEDPSEVEADGVLRELCARVFAVPFSRTRGRLNAAMGALGRDPLQNRMWYSPTMQRTIDEALDAVGPDTIQAGLFRTGQYVADAPIPKLLDLGDAMALNLERRRQLQRNPVTRWLVGIEGERVRRYEPYIARRFTRTTMISPCDRSALMEVAPDLRLDVLPNGVDLDYFSPDGARRGLSVPTILFTGTMDYFPNTDAGYYLAEAILPRVRRQIPDARLLLVGTDPPRGLVRLSGAHGVVVTGRVPDVRPYFEQATLFVAPLRCGTGLQNKVLESMAMRVPVVTTRLGASGIVAEPGRDFVLADEADDIASEVVRLLGDADAREALATNGRAYVEREHRWATIGETLTQFHEQMAARPVNHFPTAPQTT from the coding sequence ATGGACATCCTGTTCCTCAGCCTGCGCTACCCGTATCCCCCCATGCGGGGGGACCGGATCCGCTCGTTCTACCTGTTGCGCGGGCTGGCTGCCAGGCATCGTGTCTCCCTAGTCACCTTCTACGAAGACCCATCCGAGGTTGAAGCCGACGGTGTCCTGCGCGAGCTCTGCGCTCGCGTCTTCGCAGTGCCTTTCTCGCGAACGCGAGGTCGCCTCAACGCCGCGATGGGCGCGCTCGGGCGGGACCCTCTGCAAAATCGGATGTGGTACTCCCCGACGATGCAGCGGACCATCGACGAAGCGCTCGACGCCGTGGGTCCCGACACGATCCAGGCTGGGCTGTTTCGGACGGGACAGTACGTCGCGGATGCGCCGATCCCCAAGCTGCTCGATCTCGGCGACGCGATGGCTCTGAACCTCGAACGCCGTCGCCAACTGCAGCGGAACCCGGTGACTCGCTGGCTGGTGGGCATCGAGGGCGAGCGCGTCCGTCGGTATGAGCCCTACATCGCGCGACGATTCACGCGGACGACGATGATCTCGCCATGCGACCGCTCGGCGCTCATGGAGGTCGCGCCAGACCTCCGTCTGGACGTGCTGCCGAACGGCGTCGATCTGGACTACTTCTCGCCGGACGGAGCTCGGCGGGGGCTGTCCGTTCCGACGATCCTCTTCACCGGGACGATGGACTACTTTCCGAACACGGACGCAGGTTACTATTTGGCGGAGGCTATCCTTCCTCGCGTGCGTCGCCAGATACCGGACGCTCGGCTTCTGCTGGTCGGCACAGACCCGCCGCGCGGGCTTGTGCGTCTCAGCGGCGCACACGGCGTCGTCGTGACCGGTCGCGTGCCCGACGTGCGGCCCTACTTCGAGCAAGCGACTTTATTCGTCGCTCCGCTCCGCTGTGGGACGGGTCTGCAGAACAAGGTCCTCGAATCGATGGCGATGCGCGTGCCGGTGGTCACCACGCGCTTGGGCGCCAGCGGCATTGTGGCGGAGCCGGGCAGAGACTTCGTTCTGGCGGACGAAGCGGACGACATCGCGTCTGAGGTCGTTCGGCTCCTCGGTGACGCCGACGCGCGTGAGGCGCTGGCGACCAACGGCAGGGCGTACGTCGAGCGCGAGCATCGGTGGGCGACCATCGGCGAGACGCTGACTCAGTTCCACGAGCAGATGGCAGCACGACCCGTGAACCATTTCCCGACGGCGCCGCAGACCACATGA
- a CDS encoding HAMP domain-containing protein: protein MARRNDDRRAQLGSTARRGYDMSSRRSASSVRSPRRPVTSQTRLWAALSAMILLPTVVLSLLSYRLTIRSIEDWAQTVTNTALDAAHQVTEGLEGFYTYRLSSDVDVLAYDAAVYRAYLAGDREVAIEALSRLPIEDADSMAIYDASGRLWLAYPAESRLPATTHEFLPPIEQVRELPEEAIVASLPYERMEGDSGITLREKFLCAFPLVDGDTRRFQGVVVVSKDLPFSRVLDDRKRAVVESQKSQARDRAFVVLVTSGGILLLAMVPVSLWLSRRMTRSIAQLVAATREIGRGNLDYQMPELRTPEFAQVAQAFGTMTDELRLRTEELRRAEKSEVWREVAQKLAHELRNPLTPIRLSSQRLRRRYETDPDGVGEILMHTTEVIERQVTSLNRLLDEFSRLARLPEAAFAEVSLNDVVARTTELFAELAPSSDGQASVVLSVEVPDDLPLLRADEEQLARAMQNLVKNAVQAMAEGGSLRIAAAMEPDAPVPMMRIEIDDTGCGIAPEVRDRLFLPHVSTKRDGHGLGLAIVRKIVEDHAGSIQIEPNPAAQGTRVVMRLPAVPPA, encoded by the coding sequence ATGGCTCGAAGGAATGACGACCGCCGCGCCCAGCTAGGTTCCACAGCCCGCCGTGGATACGACATGTCCAGCCGACGCAGCGCATCATCCGTCCGATCGCCACGACGCCCTGTGACATCGCAGACGCGCCTATGGGCGGCGCTCAGCGCCATGATCCTGCTGCCGACCGTCGTGCTCAGTCTGCTCTCCTATCGACTGACCATTCGGAGCATCGAGGACTGGGCGCAGACCGTCACCAACACCGCCCTCGATGCGGCGCACCAGGTCACGGAAGGTCTGGAGGGCTTCTACACGTACCGGCTGTCGTCCGACGTGGACGTGCTGGCGTATGACGCCGCCGTCTACCGCGCGTACCTCGCCGGAGACCGGGAGGTCGCCATCGAAGCGCTGTCCCGGCTGCCCATCGAAGACGCCGATTCGATGGCGATCTACGACGCGTCGGGGCGGCTGTGGCTCGCCTATCCCGCCGAGTCGCGCCTGCCAGCGACGACGCACGAGTTCCTTCCGCCCATCGAGCAAGTGCGCGAGCTCCCGGAGGAGGCGATTGTCGCGTCGCTGCCGTACGAACGGATGGAGGGCGACTCCGGCATCACGCTCCGAGAGAAGTTCCTGTGCGCGTTCCCGCTGGTCGATGGCGACACTCGCCGGTTCCAAGGCGTCGTCGTGGTGTCGAAAGACCTGCCGTTCTCGCGCGTGCTGGACGACCGGAAGCGGGCGGTCGTGGAGTCGCAGAAGTCGCAAGCGCGAGACCGGGCTTTCGTCGTCCTCGTCACGTCCGGGGGCATTCTGCTGCTGGCGATGGTGCCTGTGAGTCTGTGGCTGAGCCGCCGGATGACGCGATCCATCGCGCAACTGGTCGCGGCTACCCGCGAGATCGGACGCGGCAACCTCGACTACCAGATGCCGGAGCTTCGAACCCCAGAGTTCGCACAGGTCGCGCAGGCGTTCGGGACGATGACCGACGAACTCCGGCTACGGACCGAAGAGCTCCGCCGCGCGGAGAAGTCGGAGGTCTGGCGCGAGGTCGCCCAGAAGCTCGCACACGAACTGCGGAACCCATTGACGCCCATCCGGCTGTCGTCGCAGCGGCTACGCAGGCGCTATGAGACGGACCCGGACGGTGTGGGCGAAATCCTGATGCACACGACGGAGGTGATCGAGCGTCAGGTGACGTCGCTCAACCGGCTGCTCGATGAGTTCTCGCGTCTCGCCCGTCTGCCGGAAGCCGCGTTCGCCGAGGTGTCGCTGAACGACGTCGTCGCGAGGACAACCGAACTGTTTGCGGAGCTCGCGCCGTCATCGGATGGGCAGGCGTCCGTCGTTCTCTCGGTTGAGGTGCCCGACGACCTGCCGTTGCTTCGCGCCGACGAGGAGCAGTTGGCGCGGGCGATGCAGAACCTGGTCAAGAACGCCGTGCAGGCGATGGCAGAGGGAGGGTCGCTCCGCATCGCCGCTGCCATGGAACCCGACGCGCCGGTTCCCATGATGCGCATCGAGATCGACGACACCGGATGCGGCATCGCTCCGGAGGTGCGCGACCGGCTGTTCCTGCCGCACGTCTCGACCAAGCGCGATGGTCACGGTTTGGGGCTGGCGATTGTGCGGAAAATCGTCGAAGACCACGCGGGCTCCATCCAGATCGAACCGAATCCGGCTGCGCAAGGGACGCGTGTCGTGATGCGCCTGCCTGCTGTTCCGCCTGCATGA
- the secA gene encoding preprotein translocase subunit SecA: MWNSVIRKFVGTKNDRDLKRMQPMVARIGSLEASVQALSDEDLRAHTGKFRQRIDNGESLDSLMPETFAVMREAARRTIGERPFDVQLMGGVVLHEGKIAEMKTGEGKTLTSTMPVYLNALSGDGVHVVTTNDYLAQRDAEWMGAIHKAMGLTVGVTLDSMGLIAKQRAYQCDITYGTNSEFGFDYLRDNSSARHPSERVQRMLNYAIVDEVDSILVDEARTPHIISQRRSDPTDYLRIARAIERMKPDQHYEIDEKRSKRGHVALTEDGIDFIERDFGVSNLYDPEHMDLVHHVNQSLIAHALYKRDVDYVVHEGEVVIVDEFTGRMQPGRRYSDGLHQALEAKERVRIVEESQTVARTTFQNYFRLYRKLAGMTGTAVTEAAEFHEIYKLDVVVVPTNLPMIRMDEPDLVYRDRTGKMNAVLDDIEANHRKGRPVLVGTVTIEASEDYSRGLTKRGIPHRVLNAKEHAKEADIIAQAGQPYAVTIATNMAGRGVDIKLGPGVKEMGGLHIIGTERHESRRIDNQLRGRSGRQGDMGSSRFYLSLEDELMKKFGSERIMGMMDRLGMERDVPIEHKMVTRAIEKAQERVEQQNFEYRKHILKYDDVLNRQRDTVYTLRNRILDGDNLRGDVMEMIESAIRAKIAEHLPEDNEEAHNADDVAQWMTRNCAVPTADWDRKPTDMTPAELEEAAVAAFHRAYDAREAEVGSEMMRQMERLILLDRIDHHWMEHLQNIDYLQEGIGFRGYAGRDPVVEFQKEAFELFGSMLDRVDDDVAQYIFRVQIQMMTPEQAEAHDDARRVAEATEGEAAEPTSAQTAAINRFQRAARSAAQSQYAKVGRNDPCPCGSGQKYKRCHGRIA; the protein is encoded by the coding sequence ATGTGGAATTCGGTGATCCGCAAGTTCGTCGGCACGAAGAACGATCGCGACCTCAAGCGAATGCAGCCGATGGTCGCGCGCATCGGGAGCCTCGAGGCGTCCGTCCAGGCGCTCTCCGATGAGGACCTGCGCGCCCACACAGGCAAGTTCCGGCAGCGCATCGACAACGGCGAAAGCTTGGACAGCCTGATGCCGGAGACGTTCGCGGTGATGCGCGAGGCGGCCCGCAGGACGATTGGCGAACGCCCGTTCGATGTGCAGCTCATGGGCGGCGTCGTGCTCCACGAGGGCAAGATCGCAGAGATGAAGACCGGCGAGGGGAAGACCCTCACATCGACGATGCCCGTCTACCTGAACGCGCTGTCCGGCGACGGCGTGCACGTCGTGACGACGAACGACTACCTCGCCCAGCGCGACGCCGAATGGATGGGCGCGATCCACAAGGCGATGGGCTTGACGGTCGGCGTCACGCTCGATTCGATGGGTCTGATCGCGAAGCAGCGCGCCTATCAGTGCGACATCACCTATGGGACGAACTCCGAGTTCGGGTTCGATTACCTGCGAGACAACAGCAGCGCCCGCCATCCGAGCGAGCGCGTCCAGCGCATGCTGAATTACGCGATCGTAGACGAGGTGGACAGCATCCTCGTCGACGAAGCGCGAACGCCGCACATCATCTCGCAGCGCCGCTCGGATCCGACGGACTACCTTCGGATCGCGCGCGCCATCGAGCGGATGAAGCCGGATCAGCACTACGAGATTGACGAGAAGCGCTCCAAGCGCGGACACGTCGCGCTGACCGAGGATGGCATCGACTTCATCGAGCGAGACTTCGGCGTCTCGAACCTGTACGACCCGGAGCACATGGACCTGGTTCACCACGTGAACCAGTCGCTGATCGCCCACGCGCTCTACAAGCGCGACGTGGACTACGTCGTCCACGAAGGCGAAGTGGTCATCGTCGACGAGTTCACAGGACGGATGCAGCCGGGACGGAGATACTCCGACGGTCTGCACCAGGCGTTGGAGGCGAAGGAGCGCGTCCGCATCGTCGAGGAGAGCCAGACGGTCGCGCGGACGACCTTCCAGAACTACTTCCGGCTCTACCGCAAGCTCGCCGGCATGACGGGGACGGCAGTCACGGAAGCCGCCGAGTTCCACGAAATCTACAAGCTCGACGTCGTCGTGGTCCCAACGAACCTCCCCATGATCCGGATGGACGAGCCAGACTTGGTGTACCGCGACCGCACGGGCAAGATGAACGCCGTCCTCGATGACATCGAGGCGAACCACCGGAAGGGGCGTCCTGTCCTCGTCGGCACGGTGACCATCGAAGCGTCCGAGGACTACAGCCGCGGGCTGACGAAACGCGGCATCCCGCACCGCGTCCTGAACGCCAAGGAGCACGCGAAGGAAGCGGACATCATCGCCCAGGCGGGTCAGCCCTACGCCGTCACCATCGCGACGAACATGGCTGGGCGCGGCGTCGATATCAAGCTGGGCCCCGGCGTCAAAGAGATGGGCGGGCTGCACATCATCGGGACGGAGCGGCACGAGTCTCGGCGGATCGACAACCAGCTCCGTGGACGATCCGGGCGGCAGGGCGACATGGGTTCCAGCCGGTTCTACCTATCGCTCGAAGACGAGCTGATGAAGAAGTTCGGCTCGGAGCGGATCATGGGCATGATGGACCGCCTCGGCATGGAGCGCGATGTCCCCATCGAGCACAAGATGGTCACGCGCGCCATCGAGAAGGCGCAGGAGCGCGTCGAACAACAGAACTTCGAATACCGCAAGCACATCCTGAAGTACGACGACGTACTGAACCGGCAGCGAGACACCGTCTACACGCTTCGGAACCGCATTCTCGACGGCGACAACCTGCGCGGCGACGTGATGGAGATGATCGAGAGCGCGATCCGCGCCAAGATCGCCGAACACCTGCCGGAGGACAACGAAGAGGCGCACAACGCCGATGACGTCGCTCAGTGGATGACCCGGAACTGCGCCGTGCCGACTGCCGACTGGGACCGTAAGCCGACGGACATGACGCCCGCCGAGCTCGAAGAAGCTGCCGTCGCCGCATTCCATCGGGCGTACGACGCCCGCGAGGCAGAAGTGGGATCGGAGATGATGCGCCAGATGGAGCGGCTCATCCTCCTCGACCGCATCGACCACCACTGGATGGAGCACCTGCAGAACATCGACTATCTGCAGGAAGGCATCGGATTCCGTGGCTACGCGGGTCGCGATCCGGTCGTCGAGTTCCAGAAGGAGGCCTTCGAGCTCTTCGGCTCGATGCTCGACCGTGTGGACGACGATGTCGCGCAGTACATCTTCCGCGTCCAGATTCAGATGATGACGCCTGAGCAGGCGGAGGCGCATGACGACGCCCGCCGAGTCGCCGAGGCGACGGAAGGCGAGGCTGCCGAGCCCACGTCGGCTCAAACAGCGGCAATCAATCGATTCCAGCGGGCGGCACGGTCGGCGGCGCAATCGCAGTATGCGAAGGTTGGACGCAACGATCCGTGCCCGTGCGGCAGCGGGCAGAAGTACAAGCGGTGCCATGGGCGGATCGCCTAG